A segment of the Terribacillus aidingensis genome:
CTTTACGCTTATAATGAAGATATCGTTCATATGCCCGATCACTCGCCGTAACGAGCTTACTGCGATATTCCTTCTCGTTATCCAAGTAATCCGTCAGCTTTTTATCAAGCCGCTCCTGCGCTGGTATGAAGTTATTACTCGGAATAGCATCCTCTGCCATACACGGTACACTCCCTTTATAGGAAGAAAAATAAGACTCCGCTTCGCTTACCAGCTTGTCATGTTCTGCTTTCGCTTCTTCCAGCTTGTTGTAAAGCTTAAGGTAGTCGTCTCTTTTTGCTTCCGTAGCTGTCTTAAA
Coding sequences within it:
- a CDS encoding chorismate synthase, yielding MYFTDWLKPQNSNQEAERAEKMAFLWFKTATEAKRDDYLKLYNKLEEAKAEHDKLVSEAESYFSSYKGSVPCMAEDAIPSNNFIPAQERLDKKLTDYLDNEKEYRSKLVTASDRAYERYLHYKRKAMEEAEED